A genomic window from Deltaproteobacteria bacterium IMCC39524 includes:
- a CDS encoding D-2-hydroxyacid dehydrogenase, translating to MKIVVLDGYATNPGDLSWEGLKEFGELTVYDRTPAELTLDRASDAEILISNKVFIGAAEMAALPALRYIGIQATGVNVVDLEAARKHGVVVTNVPAYSTNSVAQHIFALLLELTRGVGRHSELVKQGAWTNCPDFAFQETPQIELTDKTFGIIGFGDIGKATAKIAKAFGMQVLVHTRTPDPQAFPDVKFVALDNLLTTADFVSLSCPLTPVTEALINADRLALMKNSSYLINTGRGLLIDEEALAAALSHGAIAGAGLDVLSQEPPPADNPLLHAPNCFVTPHLAWATRAARQRLIDTLAANLRAFLAGVPQNQVN from the coding sequence ATGAAAATCGTTGTTCTCGATGGCTATGCAACAAACCCCGGTGATCTCTCCTGGGAGGGCTTGAAGGAATTCGGTGAACTGACGGTTTATGATCGCACCCCGGCCGAATTGACTCTTGATCGTGCATCTGACGCTGAAATTCTAATCTCAAACAAAGTTTTTATCGGTGCGGCAGAAATGGCGGCTTTGCCTGCCTTGCGTTATATCGGTATCCAGGCGACCGGAGTGAATGTTGTCGACCTTGAGGCCGCCCGTAAACATGGTGTGGTCGTCACAAATGTGCCTGCATACAGTACCAACTCAGTGGCACAGCACATCTTTGCCTTACTTCTGGAGCTAACTCGAGGCGTTGGCCGACATTCAGAGCTGGTCAAGCAGGGTGCCTGGACGAACTGTCCGGACTTTGCTTTTCAGGAGACGCCCCAGATTGAGCTGACGGATAAAACTTTTGGCATTATTGGCTTCGGTGATATCGGAAAGGCGACGGCGAAGATCGCCAAGGCCTTCGGTATGCAGGTCCTTGTGCATACACGCACGCCTGATCCACAAGCTTTCCCTGATGTGAAATTTGTTGCGCTCGACAATTTGTTGACAACAGCCGATTTTGTCAGCTTGAGCTGTCCGCTGACGCCGGTAACAGAAGCGTTGATAAATGCCGATCGTTTAGCCCTGATGAAAAACTCCTCTTATCTGATCAATACCGGGCGTGGACTGCTGATTGATGAAGAGGCTCTGGCCGCAGCGCTGAGTCATGGTGCCATCGCCGGGGCGGGGCTTGATGTCCTTTCCCAGGAGCCTCCGCCTGCGGATAACCCCTTATTGCATGCTCCGAACTGTTTTGTTACACCCCATCTGGCTTGGGCGACCCGGGCTGCGCGGCAGCGATTGATTGATACCTTGGCGGCAAACCTGCGGGCCTTTTTGGCAGGAGTACCTCAAAACCAGGTGAATTAA
- the nfi gene encoding deoxyribonuclease V (cleaves DNA at apurinic or apyrimidinic sites): protein MKFSPLHSWNLSTKEAIALQKELAKHIVLHDFVPVAPRVVAGVDVSYAKIATQFHAAVVLLDYASMEILETAAASGDVNFPYVPGLLSFRELPILLQAFRKLKTVPNVILVDAQGIAHPRRLGLASHLGLWLDLPTIGCAKSRLCGEFEEPAPEKGAWTSLRDGEESIGRVLRTKNRVKPLYISPGHKIDCRRSGEIVLQCGRGYRLPEPTRQAHLLSNRVRLQKEACGG, encoded by the coding sequence ATGAAATTCTCTCCCTTGCATTCCTGGAATCTATCGACGAAAGAGGCGATTGCCTTGCAAAAGGAATTGGCAAAGCATATCGTCTTGCACGATTTTGTTCCGGTTGCACCGAGGGTGGTCGCCGGTGTTGATGTTTCTTATGCAAAAATCGCCACACAGTTCCACGCCGCTGTGGTGCTCCTTGACTACGCCTCCATGGAAATTTTGGAGACTGCTGCCGCCAGTGGTGATGTCAACTTTCCCTATGTCCCCGGCCTGCTCTCTTTTCGTGAGCTGCCGATCCTGCTGCAGGCCTTCCGCAAACTCAAAACAGTTCCGAATGTCATCCTGGTCGACGCACAGGGCATAGCGCATCCTCGCCGGCTGGGTTTGGCCAGTCACCTCGGTTTGTGGCTTGATTTGCCGACGATCGGCTGTGCCAAAAGTCGATTATGTGGAGAATTTGAGGAGCCGGCACCGGAAAAGGGTGCGTGGACGTCATTGCGCGATGGTGAAGAGTCCATTGGACGGGTGCTCAGGACGAAGAACCGGGTGAAGCCTCTTTACATTTCTCCCGGTCATAAGATCGATTGCCGACGTTCTGGCGAAATTGTTCTGCAGTGTGGTCGAGGATATCGACTGCCGGAGCCGACCCGCCAGGCCCACCTGTTGAGTAACCGGGTCCGGTTGCAAAAGGAGGCTTGTGGCGGGTAA
- a CDS encoding fumarylacetoacetate hydrolase family protein — MHTVKLDGRDIPVGKVVCIGRNYAEHIKELGNQTPDKPVIFIKPASAIVPSGGTIVIPNYSDDCHHEIELAVLIGKTAKDVTVEAALDYVNGYAVALDLTLRDVQGVQKTKGLPWEIAKAFDTSCPLSDFVPASQVDNPQELQLKLTVSGEVRQNGNTRDMMRSIAELIAAASSYFTLEEGDILLTGTPSGVGRIASGDQLEASIEQVGKLNVAVA; from the coding sequence ATGCACACTGTAAAACTCGATGGTCGTGACATTCCGGTCGGCAAAGTTGTCTGTATCGGCCGCAACTATGCCGAGCATATCAAAGAACTTGGCAATCAGACTCCTGACAAACCGGTCATCTTCATCAAGCCGGCCAGCGCCATTGTACCGTCAGGGGGTACAATCGTAATCCCAAACTATTCGGACGACTGCCACCATGAGATCGAACTCGCAGTGTTAATCGGTAAAACAGCAAAAGACGTCACCGTAGAAGCAGCACTTGATTATGTGAACGGATATGCGGTTGCCCTGGATCTGACGCTTCGGGATGTGCAAGGCGTACAAAAGACAAAGGGGCTGCCTTGGGAGATTGCCAAAGCCTTCGACACCTCCTGCCCTCTATCAGACTTCGTACCAGCAAGCCAGGTCGACAATCCGCAAGAGCTGCAGTTGAAATTAACTGTCAGTGGTGAAGTTCGGCAAAACGGCAACACCCGTGACATGATGAGAAGTATCGCCGAACTGATCGCCGCGGCCTCCTCGTATTTCACCCTGGAAGAAGGCGACATCCTGCTGACCGGAACACCCTCCGGTGTAGGCAGAATCGCCAGCGGAGATCAACTCGAAGCGAGTATTGAACAGGTCGGCAAGTTAAACGTTGCCGTTGCCTAG
- a CDS encoding rhomboid family intramembrane serine protease: MLLPIGDVPNPRTTPYINWLLIGINIAVFIIITIPLSSARPDLNDPALLEYLNILGARGNWTPQMVYDHISAYDLTVYRYGFRPAAFSPLTMFTAMFMHGGWMHLAGNMLFLWIYGDNVEHRLGHLGYLLAYLAAGVSATLFFSMFLPNSQIPMLGASGAISGVLGFYFLWFPRNRIKVFIFLFPLIMTTVLIPSRIVLGVYLVIDNILPFLTGPAEGSGVAYGAHIGGFLAGLGLALTVDRLPTLLKMKGTTPKVGRKRSNLVDVVTDIVRAIDQNDLARAAKGLLQLDSRKQRGQLSTPNILTIGEYLLDKGSIDEALTIFRRLISERPGDNGLDRAYLGAGRALMHKPRSETSAWHYFMAVIDLAQTPEVAEEARSYLRNIERKTEAGG, encoded by the coding sequence ATGCTCCTGCCCATCGGTGATGTTCCCAATCCCAGGACGACTCCCTATATCAACTGGTTGTTGATCGGGATTAATATTGCCGTATTTATCATCATCACCATCCCTTTGAGTTCCGCTCGTCCCGACCTTAATGATCCGGCTTTGCTGGAATATCTCAACATCCTGGGGGCCCGAGGCAATTGGACGCCGCAGATGGTCTACGATCATATCTCCGCATACGACCTGACAGTGTATCGATATGGTTTCAGGCCCGCCGCATTTTCGCCGCTCACTATGTTTACCGCAATGTTCATGCATGGCGGTTGGATGCACCTGGCCGGAAACATGTTGTTTTTGTGGATTTACGGTGACAATGTAGAGCATCGCCTCGGCCATCTTGGTTATCTGCTGGCTTATCTGGCGGCCGGTGTCTCAGCGACCCTTTTCTTCAGTATGTTCTTACCGAACTCGCAAATCCCTATGCTTGGGGCCTCCGGCGCCATCTCAGGGGTGCTCGGATTTTACTTTCTGTGGTTTCCGCGCAACCGGATCAAGGTGTTCATTTTTCTCTTCCCCCTGATCATGACCACCGTATTGATCCCGTCGCGCATTGTCCTCGGTGTTTACCTGGTGATCGACAATATTCTGCCCTTTCTGACCGGGCCAGCAGAAGGCAGTGGCGTTGCTTACGGAGCACATATCGGTGGGTTTCTGGCCGGACTGGGGCTTGCACTGACTGTTGATCGCTTGCCCACTTTGTTGAAGATGAAAGGAACCACTCCAAAGGTTGGTCGAAAGAGATCGAACCTTGTCGATGTGGTGACTGATATTGTCCGCGCCATCGATCAGAATGATCTGGCACGTGCCGCTAAAGGGCTTCTGCAATTGGACAGCCGCAAACAGCGGGGCCAATTATCAACGCCAAATATTCTCACTATCGGAGAGTACCTGTTGGATAAGGGTTCGATAGATGAAGCCCTGACGATCTTTCGAAGATTGATTTCAGAGCGTCCCGGCGATAATGGCCTTGATCGTGCTTACCTTGGGGCAGGGCGGGCTCTTATGCATAAACCACGTAGCGAAACCTCTGCCTGGCACTATTTCATGGCTGTTATCGATCTGGCGCAAACACCTGAAGTTGCTGAAGAAGCACGCAGTTATCTGAGAAACATAGAAAGGAAAACGGAGGCTGGGGGCTAG
- a CDS encoding radical SAM protein, whose product MYNYFDYDYPLYRPPSEGRSQIFQITLGCSQNNCSFCGMYKTKHFKVRPVSEIKAEIDSVPTAHRGHIQRVFLADGDALVYPQTGLVEILDLLAGSFPGMTRVGIYASPNSLKSKSVEDLTQLREKKLRILYFGLESGDEETLSAVKKGFNPTEMLALCRKAQDAGMKLSVTAILGLAGKERSFEHARATAEWVTELSPEFFSLLTMFHRHNDDFLRSITMQTNGGIIEEALEIVRHLEPQKTILRSNHVSNILNLAGSYPKDRERIIALAEQALLQAKLHPAWFNEVPDYSEENF is encoded by the coding sequence ATGTACAACTATTTCGATTACGACTATCCCTTGTACCGTCCACCTAGCGAAGGGCGCAGCCAGATTTTCCAGATTACCCTGGGCTGCTCACAGAATAACTGTTCTTTCTGTGGCATGTATAAAACCAAGCATTTCAAGGTGCGACCTGTCTCCGAGATCAAGGCTGAAATTGATTCGGTACCGACCGCTCACAGGGGTCATATCCAAAGGGTTTTTCTCGCTGACGGTGATGCCTTGGTCTACCCCCAGACCGGGCTGGTTGAAATCCTTGACCTCCTGGCTGGAAGTTTCCCCGGGATGACCCGGGTTGGCATCTATGCATCGCCCAACAGCCTGAAGAGTAAGAGTGTCGAAGACTTGACCCAACTGCGTGAGAAGAAGCTGCGGATTCTTTATTTCGGGCTGGAGAGTGGGGATGAAGAAACGCTCTCTGCCGTGAAGAAAGGCTTCAACCCCACAGAAATGCTTGCCCTCTGCCGCAAAGCACAGGACGCTGGGATGAAGTTGTCGGTGACGGCAATTCTCGGTTTGGCCGGGAAAGAGCGAAGCTTTGAACATGCCCGAGCGACAGCAGAATGGGTCACGGAACTTTCCCCGGAATTCTTTTCTTTGCTGACGATGTTTCATCGCCACAACGATGACTTCCTGCGCTCGATCACCATGCAGACCAATGGTGGAATCATTGAGGAGGCGTTGGAGATTGTCCGTCACCTCGAACCACAGAAAACCATCCTGCGCTCCAACCATGTCTCCAACATCCTAAACCTGGCCGGTTCCTATCCCAAGGACCGGGAGAGGATTATCGCTCTGGCGGAACAGGCTTTGTTGCAGGCGAAGCTTCATCCTGCCTGGTTTAATGAGGTGCCGGATTATTCTGAAGAGAACTTTTAG
- a CDS encoding glycosyltransferase — protein sequence MNDLLLSVIMPTYNGAQYLPFALESIRNQNRDLMQKIEILVVDDGSTDSTIEILLDYSKDLPIKILRSHREGNWVKGLNEGLKAAKGLFCCQLHQDDAWAPDRLQILFSEMQQHPNVEIFIHNADFIDCNGKKLGSWSCPFRGRSRVIQPDIFFRKLLVQDFICINTPIFRTELINAIGLFDENFQQAADWDYWLSLFGNYPSYFINQSLSFFRIHPQSQTVQHSKNHVEYMEQLEKTLERHSGKLDSNRIKDIRILKAAKFSNLVNACLGQALHQQSIKPIFLLLKEGIKLSPKTMVIYIWNSRIIERVGARIRARKTLGTT from the coding sequence GTGAATGATCTTCTGTTGTCAGTCATCATGCCCACCTACAACGGCGCCCAATATTTGCCGTTTGCATTAGAATCCATTCGCAACCAGAACAGAGACTTGATGCAGAAAATTGAGATTCTTGTTGTCGATGATGGGTCAACCGACAGTACCATAGAGATTCTCTTAGATTATAGTAAGGACCTGCCCATTAAGATCCTTCGTTCACATAGGGAGGGAAACTGGGTTAAAGGGCTAAACGAAGGCCTTAAAGCCGCAAAAGGACTTTTTTGTTGCCAATTACATCAGGATGATGCATGGGCACCCGATCGGTTACAGATTCTTTTTTCTGAAATGCAGCAACATCCAAATGTTGAAATTTTTATTCATAATGCTGACTTCATTGACTGCAATGGTAAAAAGCTTGGAAGCTGGAGTTGTCCGTTTAGGGGGCGTTCGCGCGTCATTCAACCTGATATTTTTTTTCGGAAGTTACTAGTCCAGGACTTTATATGCATCAACACGCCCATATTTCGTACTGAATTAATTAATGCAATCGGATTATTCGACGAAAATTTTCAACAAGCCGCAGACTGGGATTATTGGTTGAGCCTTTTTGGAAATTATCCCTCTTACTTCATTAATCAATCACTTTCATTTTTCCGTATTCATCCACAATCGCAAACAGTTCAACATAGCAAGAATCATGTGGAATACATGGAGCAGTTAGAAAAAACTCTAGAACGACATTCCGGCAAGCTTGATTCAAACAGGATCAAGGATATAAGGATTTTGAAGGCCGCGAAATTCTCCAATCTAGTTAATGCCTGCCTCGGACAAGCTTTACATCAACAATCCATCAAGCCGATATTTCTTTTACTAAAGGAAGGTATCAAACTTTCGCCGAAAACTATGGTTATTTACATTTGGAATTCCCGCATTATAGAACGTGTGGGAGCCAGAATCCGAGCCAGAAAAACTCTAGGGACAACTTAA